In the Campylobacter showae genome, one interval contains:
- a CDS encoding MarR family transcriptional regulator, with translation MTELEREIFGQILGEKKMEIILFLAQNADENGFITVKISDICEQTDASKPTVTQTIKLLENRKIFERVKNGIYRFKNLKELEKK, from the coding sequence ATGACGGAGCTAGAGAGGGAGATTTTCGGCCAAATTTTGGGCGAGAAAAAGATGGAGATCATCTTGTTTTTAGCCCAAAATGCGGACGAAAACGGCTTCATAACCGTTAAAATTTCAGATATCTGCGAGCAGACGGACGCCAGCAAGCCCACCGTCACGCAGACAATAAAACTGCTTGAAAATCGCAAAATTTTCGAACGAGTGAAAAACGGGATTTATAGATTTAAAAACTTAAAGGAACTAGAGAAAAAATGA
- a CDS encoding tetratricopeptide repeat protein produces the protein MRKIWILIAAVVLVNAAIDEVGLNACINKGDAASCEKTLAALEKSCSGGDALACYFAAEFYAKGLTGYKDGAKAFAIYKDACAAGSVESCYEESVFYLRGDVAEQSFELSGERLKKACELGSKRACNILELAK, from the coding sequence ATGAGGAAAATTTGGATACTAATCGCCGCAGTCGTGCTCGTAAACGCCGCTATAGACGAGGTCGGGCTAAATGCCTGCATAAACAAAGGCGACGCCGCAAGCTGCGAAAAAACGCTCGCCGCGCTAGAAAAAAGCTGCTCGGGCGGCGACGCGCTGGCGTGTTACTTTGCCGCAGAGTTTTACGCTAAAGGGCTAACGGGCTACAAGGACGGCGCAAAAGCCTTTGCGATCTACAAAGACGCCTGCGCCGCAGGGAGCGTGGAGAGCTGCTACGAAGAGTCGGTGTTTTACCTAAGGGGCGACGTCGCAGAGCAGAGCTTCGAACTATCGGGCGAGCGACTCAAAAAGGCCTGCGAGCTTGGCTCCAAACGCGCGTGCAACATACTTGAACTGGCGAAGTGA
- the prfA gene encoding peptide chain release factor 1, translated as MLADKLQPFLDRYDELSRLLSDPSITNDIANMTKLSKEQSNLEDIASAAKSYLQTLADIEENKALLDDAELGELAKDELKNLESQKENLEEEIKILLLPKDPNDDKNVFLEIRAGTGGDEAALFAGDLFNAYARYAELRGYKFEIVSQSEGNTGGFKEIILLIKGKGAYSRLKFEGGTHRVQRVPETESQGRVHTSAVTVAIMPEVEDSEIEINPNDLRIDVMRSSGHGGQSVNTTDSAVRITHIPTGIVVTNQDGKSQHKNKEAAMKVLKARLYEIQEEERLAKETSERKSQVGTGDRSGRIRTYNFPQNRISDHRINLTLYRLDAIMAAGLFDEIIEPLIAHYQAEAISDADL; from the coding sequence ATGTTAGCCGACAAACTGCAGCCTTTTTTGGATCGCTACGACGAGCTCTCTCGTCTGCTTAGCGATCCATCTATCACAAACGATATCGCAAATATGACCAAGCTCTCAAAAGAGCAATCAAATTTAGAAGATATCGCCTCGGCTGCAAAGTCGTATCTACAAACTCTCGCGGATATCGAGGAGAACAAGGCTCTGCTCGATGACGCCGAGCTTGGCGAGCTAGCCAAAGACGAACTCAAAAATCTCGAATCCCAAAAAGAAAATCTCGAAGAAGAGATTAAAATTTTACTCCTTCCAAAAGATCCGAATGACGATAAAAACGTATTTTTAGAGATCCGCGCGGGCACCGGCGGAGACGAAGCGGCGCTTTTTGCGGGCGATTTGTTTAACGCCTACGCCAGATATGCCGAGCTTCGAGGGTATAAATTCGAGATCGTGAGCCAAAGCGAGGGCAATACGGGCGGTTTTAAAGAGATTATTTTGCTGATAAAGGGCAAGGGGGCGTACTCGAGGCTCAAATTTGAGGGCGGCACCCACCGCGTCCAGCGCGTGCCCGAGACCGAAAGCCAAGGCCGCGTACACACCTCGGCAGTCACTGTCGCTATCATGCCCGAGGTCGAAGATAGCGAGATCGAGATAAATCCAAACGACCTTCGCATCGACGTTATGCGTAGCTCTGGCCACGGCGGACAGTCGGTAAATACGACCGACTCGGCGGTGCGAATCACTCATATCCCGACGGGCATCGTCGTCACGAACCAAGACGGCAAAAGCCAGCACAAAAACAAAGAAGCCGCGATGAAGGTGCTAAAAGCGCGCCTTTACGAGATACAAGAAGAAGAGCGCCTAGCCAAAGAAACTAGCGAGCGCAAAAGCCAAGTCGGCACCGGCGACCGCTCGGGACGTATCCGCACCTACAACTTCCCGCAAAACCGCATCAGCGACCACCGCATAAATTTGACGCTTTACCGCCTCGACGCGATAATGGCGGCAGGGCTTTTCGACGAGATCATCGAGCCGCTGATTGCACATTATCAAGCCGAAGCGATCTCAGACGCGGATCTATAA
- the rpsT gene encoding 30S ribosomal protein S20, with protein sequence MANHKSSEKRARQTIKRTERNRFYRTRLKNITKAVRVAVEAGDKEAALNAFKVANKDFHSFVSKGFLKKQTASRRVGRLAKLVNKLSA encoded by the coding sequence ATGGCAAACCATAAATCTTCTGAAAAAAGAGCCAGACAGACTATTAAAAGGACTGAAAGAAACAGATTTTACCGCACTAGGCTTAAAAATATCACTAAAGCCGTGCGCGTAGCCGTTGAGGCAGGCGATAAAGAAGCCGCGCTAAACGCGTTTAAAGTGGCAAACAAAGACTTTCACAGCTTCGTTAGCAAGGGCTTTTTGAAAAAACAAACAGCTTCTCGCCGCGTAGGACGCCTCGCAAAACTCGTAAACAAACTATCTGCTTAA
- the glmM gene encoding phosphoglucosamine mutase translates to MKLFGTDGVRGKAGEKLSAATSMRLAMAAGIYFRQFASHTNTILLGKDTRRSGYMIETAIVAGLTAVGYNVRQIGPMPTPAIAFLTEDMRCDAGIMISASHNPYYDNGIKFFDSEGNKLGEEAEAQIEKIYFDDALIERSQKQMLEIGAAKRIDDVIGRYIVQIKNSFPKNLSLHGLRVVLDVANGAAYRVAPTIFSELGAETIVINDEPNGSNINLNCGALYPQNLASEVVRLRADLGFALDGDADRLVVVDECGEVANGDSLLGVMAAFLQENKALKGGAVVATVMSNSALEDYLKSHKIKLLRANVGDKYVLEKMKENGTNFGGEQSGHIIFSDYAKTGDGLVAALQFAALVLKKGKKASEILSEIKPYPQILLNLKITEKKPLESIAGLKELEASLAKEGIRSLFRYSGTENLIRLLIEGKCADALKTRMDEVEKFFVKALNG, encoded by the coding sequence ATGAAGCTATTCGGTACCGACGGCGTCCGCGGCAAAGCGGGCGAAAAACTCTCCGCCGCAACGTCCATGCGCCTTGCTATGGCCGCGGGGATATATTTTAGGCAGTTTGCGTCGCATACGAACACCATTTTGCTAGGCAAAGACACGCGCAGAAGCGGCTACATGATCGAGACCGCCATCGTCGCAGGGCTCACGGCCGTGGGCTACAACGTCCGTCAGATCGGCCCGATGCCAACTCCCGCGATCGCGTTTCTCACCGAGGATATGCGCTGCGACGCGGGCATCATGATCAGCGCGTCGCACAACCCGTACTACGATAACGGCATTAAATTTTTCGACAGCGAAGGCAATAAACTGGGCGAAGAGGCCGAAGCGCAGATAGAAAAGATTTATTTTGACGACGCGCTCATAGAGAGATCGCAAAAGCAGATGCTAGAAATCGGCGCCGCAAAGCGCATCGACGACGTCATCGGCCGCTATATCGTGCAGATCAAAAACTCATTTCCTAAAAACCTAAGCCTGCACGGGCTGCGCGTGGTTTTAGACGTCGCAAACGGCGCTGCGTACAGGGTCGCTCCGACTATCTTTAGCGAGCTAGGAGCTGAAACTATCGTCATAAACGACGAGCCAAACGGCAGCAACATAAACCTAAACTGCGGCGCGCTCTATCCGCAAAATTTAGCCTCTGAAGTTGTGCGGTTGCGGGCGGATTTAGGCTTTGCGCTTGACGGCGACGCCGACAGACTCGTGGTCGTCGATGAGTGCGGCGAGGTGGCAAACGGCGATAGTTTGCTGGGCGTCATGGCGGCATTTTTACAAGAAAACAAAGCCCTAAAAGGCGGCGCGGTCGTGGCTACGGTGATGAGCAACTCGGCGCTCGAAGACTACCTAAAATCCCACAAAATCAAGCTTCTACGCGCGAACGTCGGCGACAAATACGTGCTTGAAAAGATGAAAGAAAACGGCACGAATTTCGGCGGCGAGCAGAGCGGTCACATCATCTTTAGCGACTACGCAAAAACGGGCGACGGACTCGTGGCGGCGCTGCAGTTTGCGGCGCTAGTGCTAAAAAAAGGCAAAAAAGCGAGCGAAATTTTAAGCGAGATAAAACCGTATCCGCAAATTTTGCTAAATTTAAAGATAACCGAGAAAAAGCCGCTTGAAAGCATCGCCGGACTAAAAGAGCTTGAAGCAAGCCTCGCAAAGGAGGGCATCCGCTCGCTATTTCGCTACTCGGGCACCGAAAACCTCATCAGGCTTTTGATTGAAGGCAAGTGCGCCGACGCGCTAAAAACCCGAATGGACGAGGTCGAGAAATTTTTCGTAAAAGCGCTAAATGGCTAA
- a CDS encoding signal peptidase II yields the protein MAKILGVFFAAFFVVFALDQAVKQIFLSGFSWQGEYFSLVLAYNRGVAFSMFAFLGQWLKFIQLALIAGVCGYLLWRLKRKFDARAAEKAEPNLTQDSEKKEILEEHALGAGIILGAGSSNLLDRFVHGGVVDYVYWHKWFEFAIFNLADVMIDVGVVLILWQSFATGRKGAKNGR from the coding sequence ATGGCTAAAATTTTAGGCGTTTTTTTCGCGGCGTTTTTCGTCGTTTTCGCGCTCGATCAGGCGGTCAAGCAGATATTTTTGAGCGGTTTTTCGTGGCAGGGCGAGTACTTTTCGCTAGTGCTTGCATATAACCGCGGCGTGGCGTTTTCGATGTTTGCGTTTCTTGGGCAGTGGCTCAAATTTATCCAGCTAGCGCTGATTGCGGGCGTTTGCGGCTATCTGCTTTGGCGGCTTAAGCGTAAATTTGACGCGCGGGCCGCGGAGAAGGCGGAGCCAAATTTGACTCAAGATAGCGAAAAAAAGGAAATTTTAGAGGAACACGCGCTAGGCGCTGGTATAATTCTGGGTGCTGGCAGTTCAAATTTGCTCGACCGTTTCGTTCACGGCGGCGTCGTGGACTACGTCTACTGGCACAAGTGGTTTGAGTTTGCGATCTTTAACCTCGCAGACGTTATGATCGACGTCGGAGTCGTACTCATACTCTGGCAGAGCTTCGCCACTGGGCGAAAAGGGGCTAAAAATGGGCGATAA
- a CDS encoding NINE protein, whose amino-acid sequence MGDNVYIAYALWLLTGWFGGHRFYLGKFVSGFVMMALFFIGYGLAWAIVGYVFWALWGAWWLFDLRLTGAAVEKNQKKEALKDKLRAQDLEERLRRLYELYESGAISKEEFEARKEILLG is encoded by the coding sequence ATGGGCGATAACGTTTATATAGCCTACGCGCTTTGGCTACTTACGGGCTGGTTTGGCGGGCATAGATTTTATCTGGGCAAATTCGTGAGCGGCTTTGTGATGATGGCGCTGTTTTTCATCGGATATGGCCTTGCTTGGGCGATCGTGGGTTACGTATTTTGGGCGCTTTGGGGCGCATGGTGGCTATTTGATCTGCGCTTAACCGGCGCGGCCGTCGAGAAAAATCAGAAAAAAGAAGCGCTAAAAGACAAACTGCGCGCGCAAGACCTCGAGGAGCGGCTTAGACGCCTCTACGAGCTGTACGAGAGCGGCGCGATAAGCAAAGAGGAATTTGAAGCGAGGAAGGAAATTTTGCTAGGGTGA
- a CDS encoding CopD family protein has protein sequence MAEYYNLIKYFHYLCFISWMAFLFYQPRLYVYHAENMDKPDFVRVVEVQEYKMYHYIGWVALIGTFLTGVLIIVAMPELLHSGYVHVKLTVVVILAAFHLDLGRYMVQLREKRCNKSGMFFRAYNEVPTIAMVIIIWMMVYKPF, from the coding sequence ATGGCAGAGTATTACAACCTCATCAAGTATTTCCACTACTTGTGTTTCATCTCGTGGATGGCGTTTTTGTTCTATCAGCCGCGCCTCTACGTCTATCACGCGGAGAATATGGACAAGCCAGACTTCGTACGAGTCGTCGAGGTGCAGGAATACAAGATGTACCACTACATCGGCTGGGTCGCGCTGATCGGCACGTTTTTGACGGGCGTTTTGATCATCGTCGCGATGCCCGAGCTTTTGCACAGCGGCTACGTGCACGTCAAGCTCACCGTCGTCGTCATCCTCGCGGCGTTTCATCTAGATCTTGGCCGCTATATGGTGCAGCTACGCGAGAAACGCTGTAACAAGAGCGGTATGTTCTTTCGCGCTTACAACGAAGTGCCGACCATCGCGATGGTTATCATCATATGGATGATGGTGTATAAGCCGTTTTAA
- a CDS encoding helix-turn-helix domain-containing protein gives MGENLAFFSADEILNFYRQISANVRKLRENKGISQLDMALSMDIKSVAFYSNCENCRYDKHFNLEHIYKISKILDVEVGEIFKF, from the coding sequence ATGGGCGAAAATTTAGCTTTTTTTAGTGCCGATGAGATACTAAATTTCTATCGGCAAATTTCTGCAAACGTCCGAAAGCTACGTGAAAATAAAGGCATTAGTCAGCTCGATATGGCTTTAAGCATGGATATAAAGTCGGTCGCATTTTACTCAAACTGCGAGAATTGCCGCTATGATAAGCATTTTAACCTTGAGCATATTTATAAAATTTCAAAAATTTTAGATGTAGAGGTTGGGGAGATTTTCAAATTTTAG
- a CDS encoding TerD family protein has product MAINLIKGQKISLAKDDGGHLHSFCVGANLGAITEKGFFRDKIKPVDLDLSAAMFDSNKQFCDVVYFGKKSAPGVFHSGDDLVGDVGGDDGLDNEIISVDLSRLNSNVEQIFFVLNSYNQIDFDKIPFASIRLYEGTPTRVNKVFASYNIVRDSAFAYKVAMILGKLYKRNGEWKFSAIGEPTSDRKLDELILNSVVKYL; this is encoded by the coding sequence ATGGCGATAAATTTGATCAAAGGACAAAAAATATCGCTCGCCAAAGACGACGGCGGACATCTGCACAGCTTTTGCGTAGGAGCAAACTTGGGCGCCATAACCGAAAAAGGCTTTTTTAGAGATAAGATAAAGCCGGTGGATTTGGATCTAAGCGCTGCGATGTTTGACTCAAACAAACAGTTTTGCGATGTGGTCTATTTCGGTAAAAAATCAGCCCCGGGCGTATTTCACAGCGGCGATGACTTGGTCGGAGACGTAGGGGGCGACGACGGACTGGATAACGAAATAATCAGCGTCGATCTTAGCCGTTTAAACTCAAACGTAGAGCAAATATTTTTCGTGCTAAATTCTTATAATCAAATCGACTTTGATAAAATTCCATTTGCTAGCATTAGACTTTACGAAGGTACGCCCACGCGCGTAAATAAAGTCTTTGCGTCGTATAATATCGTACGAGATAGCGCATTTGCATATAAGGTTGCGATGATTTTAGGCAAGCTATATAAGCGAAACGGCGAGTGGAAATTTTCGGCTATCGGCGAACCTACGAGCGATAGAAAGCTTGATGAGCTGATATTAAATTCCGTAGTGAAGTACTTATGA
- a CDS encoding stress protein, tellurium resistance protein TerZ yields MKILFFLAATIAILGAFEIEGGYEISPSAQTYGNAPVISDKLMKECVKIYNKALAIERALNSTFVNRYSSEEVNLYNQNVRMHSQLIDWFNANCAGKQSYSACKAAQELNRQRGLPEQNCNQ; encoded by the coding sequence ATGAAAATTTTATTTTTCTTAGCGGCTACGATTGCGATTTTAGGCGCATTTGAGATAGAGGGCGGTTACGAGATCTCGCCCTCGGCGCAAACTTACGGTAATGCGCCAGTAATCAGCGATAAACTAATGAAAGAGTGCGTTAAAATTTACAACAAAGCGCTTGCAATAGAAAGAGCGTTAAATTCTACTTTCGTAAATCGGTATTCAAGCGAAGAGGTAAATTTATACAATCAAAACGTCCGTATGCATTCGCAGCTAATAGACTGGTTTAACGCAAATTGCGCCGGCAAGCAATCATACTCGGCGTGCAAAGCGGCGCAAGAGCTAAACCGCCAAAGAGGGCTTCCCGAACAAAACTGCAACCAATAA
- a CDS encoding TerC/Alx family metal homeostasis membrane protein, with the protein MLDFKTAVIFVLLAAAAFAIDFFAHKKDEKISLKQAALWSIFWIIVAAAFGGYLYLAVSSEAASLFFSGYILEKSLSIDNLFVMAAIFSWFKIPEIYRHRVLYFGIIGAIIFRLVFVAIGTSLLGISPWMEFVFAIMVAYSAVMMMKKGDDGEEIEDYSNHLAYRAVYRFFPVFPRLLGHSFFVRNQEISAQISADEKAKLQNQISKLNAKWIATPLFLCLCVIELSGVMFAFDSVPAVIAVSKDPLIVYSAMIFAILGLRTLYFVLEALKDYLAYLEKAVIALLFFIAAKLALNASAHIFHHGFEISAQASLWVTLGVLGVGIFASLFKAK; encoded by the coding sequence ATTTTAGATTTTAAAACCGCGGTCATTTTTGTCTTGCTCGCTGCGGCGGCGTTTGCGATAGATTTTTTTGCGCATAAGAAGGACGAGAAGATATCGTTAAAACAAGCTGCGCTCTGGTCTATATTTTGGATTATCGTAGCTGCGGCATTTGGCGGATATCTGTATCTTGCCGTTAGTAGCGAGGCGGCGAGCCTATTTTTTTCAGGTTATATTTTAGAAAAGTCGCTTTCAATCGATAATTTATTCGTTATGGCGGCAATTTTTTCGTGGTTTAAAATTCCTGAAATTTATCGTCACAGAGTGCTGTATTTCGGCATTATAGGCGCGATTATATTTAGGCTAGTCTTTGTAGCCATCGGAACGAGTCTACTTGGGATTTCTCCGTGGATGGAGTTTGTTTTTGCTATCATGGTAGCTTATAGCGCGGTAATGATGATGAAAAAGGGCGATGATGGCGAAGAGATAGAGGATTACTCAAACCATCTAGCTTACAGGGCGGTTTATAGATTTTTTCCGGTATTCCCGCGCCTTTTAGGACACAGTTTTTTTGTGAGAAACCAAGAAATTTCGGCTCAAATTTCAGCAGACGAAAAGGCAAAACTACAAAATCAAATTTCCAAACTAAACGCCAAATGGATAGCTACGCCACTATTTTTGTGCCTTTGCGTTATAGAGCTTAGCGGTGTTATGTTTGCTTTTGATAGCGTTCCGGCCGTCATCGCCGTTAGTAAAGATCCACTTATCGTTTATTCGGCGATGATTTTTGCGATCTTGGGGCTTAGAACGCTTTACTTCGTACTAGAAGCGCTAAAAGACTACTTGGCGTATTTAGAAAAAGCCGTTATAGCGCTTTTGTTTTTTATCGCGGCAAAGCTCGCCCTAAACGCTTCCGCGCATATCTTTCATCACGGATTCGAGATTTCGGCGCAGGCTAGTTTGTGGGTTACCTTGGGCGTTTTAGGCGTCGGGATTTTTGCTAGTTTGTTTAAAGCAAAATAG
- a CDS encoding trans-sulfuration enzyme family protein, with the protein MKIDTLIVKGIEAKNNPHGAVVPPIYLATTFAQDGLDDFQKYAYSRSANPTRNAFEELFAKFEDSKYAFALASGMAATSAVFNLLKSGDKVLLNSNVYGGTYRYANGIFANFGIKFELVDDLNKISRLDEDVKMIFIETPSNPLLRVTDIARLAELARKNGALVVVDNTFLTPYYQKALKFGADIVVYSATKYIGGHADVIAGVVTTDNDALAERIAFMKNTLGATLSPADAYNLIRGLKTLSVRFDRQSENTLKIIEFLENNSAVKTVHYAGSYSPEEKSIQNTQASGIGALISLELNEKYDYKVFVKSLELFDLAVSLGGVESLICHPASMTHESYSPQLQAQIGITQGLLRLAVGIENSDDLIADIAQAINKAKI; encoded by the coding sequence ATGAAAATAGATACGCTAATTGTAAAAGGCATCGAAGCCAAAAACAACCCTCACGGCGCGGTCGTTCCGCCTATCTATCTAGCCACGACGTTTGCGCAAGACGGCCTGGACGACTTTCAAAAGTATGCTTATTCTCGTAGCGCAAATCCGACGCGAAATGCATTTGAGGAGCTTTTCGCCAAATTTGAAGACAGCAAATACGCCTTTGCTTTGGCTTCGGGCATGGCGGCGACCTCGGCGGTTTTTAATCTGCTAAAAAGCGGCGACAAGGTGCTTTTAAATAGCAATGTTTACGGCGGCACTTACCGCTACGCAAACGGTATTTTTGCAAATTTCGGGATCAAATTCGAACTCGTCGACGATCTAAATAAAATCTCTCGTTTGGATGAGGACGTTAAGATGATATTTATCGAGACGCCGTCAAATCCGCTGCTGCGAGTAACGGATATCGCGCGACTAGCCGAGCTGGCTCGCAAAAACGGCGCGCTTGTCGTCGTCGATAATACTTTTTTGACGCCGTACTATCAAAAAGCGCTAAAATTCGGTGCCGATATCGTCGTTTATAGCGCGACGAAATACATCGGCGGGCATGCAGACGTAATCGCCGGAGTCGTAACGACCGATAACGATGCGCTAGCAGAGCGTATAGCTTTTATGAAAAATACTCTAGGTGCGACGCTAAGCCCTGCCGATGCGTATAATCTAATAAGGGGTCTTAAAACTCTTAGCGTGAGATTTGATAGGCAAAGCGAAAATACTCTAAAAATCATAGAATTTCTAGAAAATAACTCAGCCGTCAAAACCGTACACTATGCAGGCTCGTATTCGCCGGAGGAGAAAAGTATTCAAAACACCCAAGCTAGCGGTATCGGCGCACTCATATCCCTAGAGCTAAACGAAAAATACGACTATAAAGTTTTTGTCAAAAGCTTGGAGCTTTTCGATCTAGCCGTGAGCCTTGGCGGCGTTGAGAGCCTGATCTGCCACCCGGCCTCGATGACGCACGAGTCCTATTCGCCGCAATTGCAAGCCCAAATCGGCATTACGCAAGGCTTGCTACGCCTTGCCGTCGGCATCGAAAATTCGGATGATTTGATCGCGGATATAGCTCAGGCGATAAATAAGGCTAAAATTTAA
- a CDS encoding amino acid ABC transporter ATP-binding protein codes for MIKFKNLTKKFGDNVVLNGLNLEFKDGQTTVILGSSGSGKSTLLRCINLLEIPDGGELELGSDKISFAGKISQKDMLPFREHTGMVFQSFNLFPHLTALQNVTEGPVQVLKTPKEQAEIEALALLEKVGLKGKEHEYPSRLSGGQSQRVAIARALAMKPYFLLLDEPTSALDPELEAEVLKVIGSLSKERDSLIIVTHNMNFARKVADRILFLERGNIEFDGTAEEFFSSDSPRIVKFISAMDF; via the coding sequence ATGATAAAATTTAAAAATTTGACTAAGAAATTCGGCGATAATGTCGTTTTAAACGGCTTAAATTTAGAATTTAAAGACGGGCAGACTACGGTTATTTTAGGAAGCTCGGGCTCGGGCAAATCAACCCTGCTGCGTTGCATAAATTTACTCGAGATCCCGGACGGCGGCGAGCTTGAGCTTGGAAGCGATAAGATAAGCTTCGCCGGTAAAATTTCGCAAAAAGATATGCTGCCGTTTCGCGAGCACACGGGGATGGTCTTTCAGAGCTTTAATCTATTTCCGCATCTAACGGCTCTACAAAACGTAACGGAAGGCCCCGTGCAGGTGCTTAAAACCCCGAAAGAGCAGGCAGAAATTGAGGCCCTGGCTCTACTTGAAAAGGTCGGGCTAAAGGGCAAGGAGCACGAGTATCCAAGCAGGCTCTCGGGCGGCCAGTCGCAGCGAGTGGCGATAGCGCGGGCGCTTGCGATGAAGCCGTATTTTTTGCTTTTGGACGAGCCTACGAGCGCGCTTGATCCGGAGCTTGAGGCTGAGGTTTTAAAAGTCATCGGCAGCCTTAGCAAGGAGCGCGACTCGCTCATCATCGTCACGCACAATATGAACTTCGCCCGCAAAGTCGCGGATCGAATTTTATTTTTAGAGCGCGGCAATATCGAATTTGACGGTACGGCGGAGGAATTTTTCAGCAGCGATTCGCCGCGCATAGTCAAATTTATCTCGGCGATGGATTTTTAA
- a CDS encoding amino acid ABC transporter permease, with protein MSEFDRISELLLSSLQPMALAMIKVTLPLTAISFSLGLLIAILTAIARIANIKILKQLSEFYIWIFRGTPLLVQLFIIYFGLPIVGVTLNVWSAAIITFSLNIGAYASEAVRAAVLSVPKGQWEAATALGMSYAQILRRIIAPQAARISLPPLSNIFISTLKDTSLAASITMVDMFMVAQRIAARTFDPLTLYVLAALFYLIVCTFLTFLQARLEKRFSRYV; from the coding sequence ATGAGCGAATTTGACCGTATAAGCGAGCTTTTGTTAAGCTCGCTACAACCTATGGCGCTAGCGATGATAAAAGTGACGCTGCCTCTTACGGCGATCTCCTTTTCGCTAGGGCTTCTCATCGCGATACTAACGGCGATCGCGCGCATAGCAAATATCAAAATTTTAAAGCAACTTAGCGAGTTTTATATCTGGATATTTCGCGGCACGCCGCTTTTGGTGCAGCTTTTTATCATATATTTCGGTCTGCCGATCGTGGGCGTTACGCTCAATGTCTGGAGCGCTGCGATCATCACCTTTAGCCTAAATATCGGCGCCTACGCTTCCGAGGCCGTCAGAGCGGCCGTACTTTCGGTGCCTAAAGGCCAATGGGAAGCCGCCACGGCGCTTGGTATGAGCTATGCGCAAATTTTACGCCGTATCATCGCTCCGCAAGCCGCGCGCATCTCGCTACCCCCGCTTTCAAATATCTTTATCAGCACGCTAAAAGACACCTCGCTTGCGGCTTCTATTACGATGGTCGATATGTTTATGGTCGCTCAGCGCATCGCCGCTCGCACCTTCGATCCGCTCACGCTTTACGTGCTCGCCGCGCTTTTTTACTTGATAGTCTGCACGTTTTTGACGTTTTTGCAAGCTAGGCTCGAGAAAAGATTTTCAAGGTACGTGTGA
- a CDS encoding amino acid ABC transporter substrate-binding protein gives MMVSKLLKILALGAFLTLNLNAKTIKEGVLTIATEGTYAPFSYYDDKNELKGYDVDIAREVAKKLNLKIEFLTAPWDAMLAAFDAGKADAVFNQVSVTDERKKKYDYAQPYTVVHGAIITHKDNDDIKSFDDLKGKKNADSATSNWAKVAASYGAQNVTVDSFSKSMELLVSKRVDTVVRDNIVFYDFIKQRPGAPVKIAAEGSDTDYTAPIVQKGNTELAEQISKAIEELKNEGKLAEISIRYFGKDVSR, from the coding sequence ATGATGGTTTCAAAACTACTAAAAATTTTGGCTCTGGGCGCGTTTTTGACGCTAAATTTAAACGCCAAAACCATAAAAGAGGGCGTTTTAACGATCGCTACGGAAGGTACTTATGCGCCGTTTTCATACTACGACGATAAAAACGAGCTAAAGGGCTACGACGTAGATATCGCCCGTGAAGTCGCTAAGAAGCTAAATTTAAAGATCGAGTTCTTAACCGCTCCTTGGGATGCGATGCTCGCGGCATTTGATGCAGGTAAGGCCGATGCGGTATTTAATCAAGTAAGCGTTACCGATGAGCGCAAGAAAAAATACGACTACGCACAGCCCTATACCGTCGTACACGGCGCTATCATCACGCATAAAGATAACGACGATATCAAAAGCTTTGATGATCTAAAAGGTAAGAAAAACGCGGACTCCGCTACCAGCAACTGGGCGAAGGTAGCCGCTAGCTACGGGGCGCAAAACGTCACGGTCGATAGCTTTAGCAAGAGCATGGAGCTTCTCGTTAGCAAGCGCGTAGATACCGTCGTGCGCGATAATATCGTATTTTATGACTTCATCAAGCAGCGCCCGGGTGCTCCGGTTAAGATAGCCGCCGAGGGAAGCGATACCGACTATACCGCACCTATCGTGCAAAAGGGCAATACTGAGCTTGCGGAGCAGATTAGCAAGGCGATAGAGGAGCTAAAAAACGAAGGCAAGCTGGCTGAAATTTCGATCAGGTATTTCGGCAAAGATGTCTCGCGGTAG